The Haloarcula sp. H-GB4 genome segment GTGAAAACAGCGCTCCCCATCACTAACAGCCCTGTCGCTGTCCAGTTGAGCGGTCGGCTGTTCTGTGACGCTGTCGCTCTGAACCCGATATAGATGACAAATATCAGTAGCGGAACGGCAAGCGCCTGTGGGAAGAAGTACGTCGCAAAGTACGACAGCGGGTACAGAAGTGTTGCACTGAGGGCCACATACAACGCCACTCGAGACCACTGGAGCGCCACCCGCGCGAAGACGTACAGTAACAGAATAACCAGGACGCCATAAACGAGCGTCCCACCAGTCAGAAGGGCACCGTATGCGTCGAGACCCGTTATCGAGCTGAGACTGCCAATAAATAGGTGTAAGCCGGGGAAATAGCTGTACAGGCCATGTCCGATATATTCCCCGCTGATCGCCATGACGCTCCCGTCGGTTAGCAAGCGCTCGATATGATGGACATGAAAGAGCGTGTCTCCGCCAGAGAAGTAAAATCCGAGTGTGAGGTATTTCGTAACCGGCGAAATCAAAAATAAGCTGATCGCCTGTGGGAGTGCAACACGCGTTGTAGCCCCAGCGAGGAGCTGGTACACTACCAGCAGATACCCGAGCGGCAATGCCACCACAAGAACGAGGAGGCGATGGTCCGTCTGATGTGCGACGACAACAGCGGCCAGCGTAATCAGGTAAACGCTTTTATTTGCCCAGCGGAGGGCTGGTCCACTCACGTCCGTTGGCTCTGTAAACTGGTAGCCATAGTAAATCACGCACCCGATGCAGAGTCCGATAAGGGCGTACAGTCCACGGATACCAATGACGGCACTTAGACTGTAACTGACAAAGAGCACAGTCGCCGTTCCCGCGACCAGTGCAGTTGGAAAGAACGCTCGGTGTACCAGTGACCGTATATTCTGTCTCATAGGCGCCAATCACACACTCCAGAATACGAAATGTCACCAACGGGACGCAGTACGCCCTGTTTCTGCTGGCCGTGTAGTCGTGGCGAAGATGGTGACACCCTGAATGCGTGAGCCAGCCACTGTGCCGGTGTTGCGACGACATCCCCCTCACGGAATCGACAGTAGCAGAGTGACGGTTTCACGACACGGCGGTCGCACAGATTATCGGGACAGTGCAGCGTAGTGGATCTACTGCCAGCCACCGGATCCCCTATCTCCTCCTCGTTATGTTCGCCGCCCTGCAACAGACTGCACCGTAAAGACCACCCGGAACAAGCCTTGTTTGTAGTGGCACAGTGCATGAGGATCACTTACAGTGCATTGTCGATGTGCTCTCCGGCTTTCAGTGCCAGTGCCGCGATAGTAAGCGTGGGATTCATTGCGCCGCCCGTCACGAACACGCTGCTCGATGCGATATAGAGGTTGTCGAGGTCGTGTGTCCTGAGTTGCGGCGTAACAACGCTTTTCTCTGGGTTCGTTCCCATTCGCGTCGTTCCCATTTTATGTGAGGCAGGGGGCGGGTCAGCAAGATCGGTTTCAGAAACGATGGTTGCCCCCAGTTCGTCGAAGATATCGTACTGAACCTCTCGGATAAATTCCATCGTTTCACGCGCATGCGAGCCGATATTCCACGAGACATCTGGAACGGGGTTCCCGAAATCGTCGGTCTTCGATTCGTCCAGCGTGACTCGGTTTTCTCTCCGAGGGAGCAGCTCCGGGTTCGCGAGCAGACGGACTCTATTGTTGGGATAGTTTGATTCGATTTTGTCGAGGACTTCGTCTCCCCAACTGTCGCCCATAGCGAAGTCGAACACGTTCTCTCGCGAGGTCATATCACCGCCGCTGAGCATTGGTCTGACGACGGACTCGGGGTTTACGTTCTCGAACACCAGCTTAACGCTGCCCGGTTGCGGATCATCGTGGTCGTAGAACTGGTGTGATTCTCTTGTGTGGTAGCCGATGGGCTCCTGATTCGTCGGCTGCTCTAGTTCTCCAGTCACGGAAACGATAGGCTGGTCCATGAAATACCGGCCGACGGCACCGCTACTATTCGCTAACCCATCAGGATACTGTGGGGACTCGGAGAGCAGTAACAGGCGTGGTGTTTCCACGGCCCCGCAGGCGAGCACGAACGCATCCGCATCCTGACGATAGGTGTCTCCGCTCGGCGTCGCGTACACGGCCGCGTCCACAGTCTCCCCAGTACTGTCGTGTTCGATCCGTTGCACTGGAGCCCGGTCTATGACCCGTGCGCCTTCAGCCTCCGCCTTGCGGACGTGGACATCAGCACTGTATTTTGCCCCCGAAGGGCAGACCGGAATACACGTACTGAATCCAACGCACTGGCTCCGTCCGTCGTACGCCTCCGAATTCCGCGCCTGAGGGGTCGAGTGCATCGTAATCTCGAGTTCATCACAGGCGTCTGCAAACAGTGTATCCGAGTAACTCGCTGGAAAGGCATCCATCGGGTAGTCAGTCTCCCTGGGCGGTTCGAACGGGTTATCTTGCGTGCCGGCGACCCCCATCTCCTGCTCGGCCGCCGCGTAGTACGGCCTGAGATCCTCGTAGTCGATGGGCCAATCCGCTGCGAGACCGTATCTGGTGTTCATTTCGAAGTCTTTCTGATGCAGACGTGGGGTAATGCCCAACCAGTGCAAGGTCGTTCCGCCGACAGCTTTCACGCGCGTCTGATTCAACGGGTAGTACGCCCCACCGGAGGTGACATACTGGTCGCGAGGGCCGCCCATGTTCCAGATATCCAGTAGTGAGCCATGCGGGCGGAGACTCTGCTCCATCTGTTCGAGGCGATTTCCCGGGTCGAACCGCTGTCCTGCCTCAAGTATCACGACATCGTGACCTCGACTCGATAGGGTGTACGCGACCAGCGCACCGGCCACACCTGAACCGACCACACAGACGTCAGCGTCACTCGATGGTCGTCGGTCCGCTGTACTATTCTGTGACATCTGGTGCTGTTTGATACGACTGATAGCCACCCGGGTAGCCGACCGGGTTTTCGATACCAACGAGTTTGCTTCCTTTCGGGGCGGTAAACAGTCCGTACAGAAGCTGATTGATCAGATGATATCGGACACGTTCCGGAAGCGTTCCGGTCGGGTCCGGACTCATTCGGTCGACACCCAGTTCCTGAAGCGCTACTTGCCGGTCTGAAATCGACAGTTCCCAGAACGGCCGGTCGTGGATCTCCCGAACGTGAGCACTGAATGCGTCGATGACCGGAATCAGGCTAGCCTGTTTTTCCGGTCGGAGACCCGTGACGTATTGCTTGACGAATGCAGCGATTCCGGTTACCTCTGTCGGGTACACGACTTCGGCGATCGCCACGACCGTCTGAAGTTGGTCAGTCGAAAACCCAGATTCGTTCTCAATACCTTCATTTTCCGCTGCCTTTCGGTCGGCATACGCGACTCCACTGACCCCGATGCCACCACCCATGACGAGAGCATATAGCGCATCGCGTCTCGTCAGTTCCATTGTCATTTAGTTTGTTCAGCGAATCATTAATCTTTCGCAAATTTGACACCACCTGTCCGCGTAGCCACTATCCACAGACTAGCGAGACAAACTGAACACCGCGTGCCAAGCTACCGGCCCCAGTCGATTTTCCGATCAGTGACAGCAGGCGAGTTGGCTTTTTCACCCAGACGGGTTCGGTTCAAGCGAGTTCCTATCGACACTCAGGGGTATTTTCCTTTGCCGCTTTCCCGTGTGAGTCCATCAAGGAGTCCTTCAGCTAATCCCCGGACACCTGTGAGTTCCCCATAGTATACCCGAATTCCCACCTGCTCGACCATCCAGGCGAACAGATACAGCAGGAACAGATCACTGATCCGCTCCCGAAATTTCTCTCTGAAGAGCACCATGTTCCGGGACCGGTAGTAGGAGTACATCGGCCCAAGTTCCCCTCTCGAACTCTTGCTTTCTTTGTGGTAGATTCGGGACGTGGTGTCCGTCACCAGTTCGTACCCCGCGTCCTGTATCCGGACCGCGTGTTCGACATCATCGTAGTAGAGAAAGTAGTCTTCAGGGAGCAGTCCAACCTCGTCCAGTACATGTGCCGGGAAGAGCAAGCTACAGTTCGGGATGTAATCGTTGTAAATGAGTCCGTCCGAACCGCTAGGTGTAGCGTCAACGTGGTCAGTGTTTCCCGTTTTCCAATCAATCATCCCCTTCTGGAACCAGACAGTGTCGGTATCGGGGTACTCTGTGACTAGCGGTGTGAGCATACCGATGTCCGGGTTCGATTGCATCGTCTCGACGAGGTCAGACAGGAGCGACGCGTCCGGGATGACGACATCGTTGTTCAGTTGCCAGACATACGCAGCACCAAGTTCGAGGGCCTTGCGCGTACCGACGTTCATTCCGCCCGCGTAGCCAAGGTTTTCACCGGTTCTAATCAACTCAACCGATTCGTACTCGGTTTCCAGTCGGTCTGCCGAACCGTCTGTAGACCCGTTGTCGACGAGCACAATGTCGTGGTTCGGGTA includes the following:
- a CDS encoding glycosyltransferase family 2 protein, translating into MGAPYVVSAVVTWNNYDDTRACLDSLLTLDYPNHDIVLVDNGSTDGSADRLETEYESVELIRTGENLGYAGGMNVGTRKALELGAAYVWQLNNDVVIPDASLLSDLVETMQSNPDIGMLTPLVTEYPDTDTVWFQKGMIDWKTGNTDHVDATPSGSDGLIYNDYIPNCSLLFPAHVLDEVGLLPEDYFLYYDDVEHAVRIQDAGYELVTDTTSRIYHKESKSSRGELGPMYSYYRSRNMVLFREKFRERISDLFLLYLFAWMVEQVGIRVYYGELTGVRGLAEGLLDGLTRESGKGKYP
- a CDS encoding gluconate 2-dehydrogenase subunit 3 family protein yields the protein MELTRRDALYALVMGGGIGVSGVAYADRKAAENEGIENESGFSTDQLQTVVAIAEVVYPTEVTGIAAFVKQYVTGLRPEKQASLIPVIDAFSAHVREIHDRPFWELSISDRQVALQELGVDRMSPDPTGTLPERVRYHLINQLLYGLFTAPKGSKLVGIENPVGYPGGYQSYQTAPDVTE
- a CDS encoding GMC family oxidoreductase, giving the protein MSQNSTADRRPSSDADVCVVGSGVAGALVAYTLSSRGHDVVILEAGQRFDPGNRLEQMEQSLRPHGSLLDIWNMGGPRDQYVTSGGAYYPLNQTRVKAVGGTTLHWLGITPRLHQKDFEMNTRYGLAADWPIDYEDLRPYYAAAEQEMGVAGTQDNPFEPPRETDYPMDAFPASYSDTLFADACDELEITMHSTPQARNSEAYDGRSQCVGFSTCIPVCPSGAKYSADVHVRKAEAEGARVIDRAPVQRIEHDSTGETVDAAVYATPSGDTYRQDADAFVLACGAVETPRLLLLSESPQYPDGLANSSGAVGRYFMDQPIVSVTGELEQPTNQEPIGYHTRESHQFYDHDDPQPGSVKLVFENVNPESVVRPMLSGGDMTSRENVFDFAMGDSWGDEVLDKIESNYPNNRVRLLANPELLPRRENRVTLDESKTDDFGNPVPDVSWNIGSHARETMEFIREVQYDIFDELGATIVSETDLADPPPASHKMGTTRMGTNPEKSVVTPQLRTHDLDNLYIASSSVFVTGGAMNPTLTIAALALKAGEHIDNAL